The Pectobacterium parmentieri genome segment CACCAGACTGTCGCGACACTGAATACGACGCGGCTGGTAATAGTTAATCCCCAGCAGATCGACAACACCATCGGCCAGCAGCGCACGATCGTCAGGCTGGCAAGACGGCAGTTGGCCATAGCGATGCAGCAGATCGACCAATTCCTGCGGATATTCCCCTTTCAGGGCGGGATCGAGGAAGCTGCGATTAAACATCAGATCGGCAATGTTAGCGGCTTTGACATCGGCCGGATGTTGCGAGCGCGGATAGGAAGGCGTCAAATTGAGGATAATGCCAATTTCCCCATCCTGCGACTGTTCGCGGTAGGCTTTCACCGCTAGCGCATGCGCCAGCATGGTGTGGTACGCCACCGTCGCAGCACGCTTGAAATCCACCACGTTCGGATAGTGGAAATCATACAGATACCCGCCTTCCACCGGCACCACCGGCTCATTGAACGTAAACCAGTGTTTTACCCTGTCGCCAAACAGGCGGAAGCAGGTCGCCGCATAGCCCGCATAGGCCACGACCACCGCCCGATTTTCCCAGCCGCCCAGCCGCTGCATCACCATCGGCATATCAAAATGGAACAAATTGATAAACGGCGTGATGCCCTGCGCCAGCATTTCATCAATGATCTGATTATAAAACGCCACCGCCTGCGGATTAGGCTCACCAACGCCATCAGGTATCAGCCGCGCCCAGGAGATCGACGTTCGGAACGTGTTGTGATTCAACGCCTTCAGCAGCGCAATATCTTCACGCCAGTGCTGATAAAACGTGGAGGTATCTGCCGGCCCCACCTGCTGGTGAAAGCGGCCGGGCTGCGTGGCAAACCATTCGTCCCACACGGTGGCACTTTTACCATAGCTGAGGCTTTCGCCTTCCGTTTGCGGTGCCGAACTGGCGCTGCCCCACCAAAAATTCGCGGGAAAGCGAAAATCGTTCTGAAGATGATCGTGCATACGTTCCTCTCTGCTTCACTCGTGTTTATGCGCTGGCTTCGCCCGCGGTCTGCTGTTGTTTCTCCTGCTCCTGTTTCAGCAACGTGCGCTCGTAGACTTTCAGGAACGGGTAGTACATCGCGGCCGACATCACCATGCACAGCAGACACATGATTACCGGGCTGAAAGCCCAGTTCGCCGCCCACGATGCGCCAATCGGTGCAGGCGTCGTCCACGGCGTCAGGGAAACCACCTGCGCGATCCAGCCAAGCTTCGTCGCCGTATAGGCAATGACGGCGTTGACCATCGGCACGAAAATAAACGGCAGGAACAGCAGCGGGTTCATGATGATCGGAGCACCAAACAGAATCGGCTCGTTGATGTTGAAAAAGCTCGGCACCACGCCCATCCGGCCAATCGTGCGTAGATGAACCGCGCGGCTACGCAGTAATAAAAAGGCCAGCGGTAGCGTAGAGCCAACCCCACCGATCAGCAGGTAGTGATCCCAAAAGCCCTGCAAATAAATATGCGGCAGCGGCGCGCCCGCTGAAAGTGCAGCCTGATTCAGCGCCAGATTGGTCATCCAGAACGGGTTCATGATCCCGGTAACGATCAGCGCACCGTGGATCCCGGCAAACCACAGAATCTGACAGATGAATACAGAGATCAGAATGGCGGGCAGCGAATCCGACGCCGAAATCAGCGGTGCCAACAGGTGCATAATGGCTTCTGGGATAATCATGCCGGTCGCAGACTGGATGAACAGGTTAAACGGGTGCAGCGTCGCGACGATGACCAGTACAGGGATGAGGATTTCAAACGAACGCGCCACACCAGTCGGCACTTCTTTCGGCAGGCGGATCGTGATGTTGCGCTTTTTCAACCAGGCATACACTTCACCCGCATAAATTGCAGTCAGAATGGCGGTAAAAATCCCCTCACCAGAGAAGTACTGAGTAGAAATTTGCTTATCGTGATAAGGCGCAG includes the following:
- a CDS encoding glycoside hydrolase family 1 protein — protein: MHDHLQNDFRFPANFWWGSASSAPQTEGESLSYGKSATVWDEWFATQPGRFHQQVGPADTSTFYQHWREDIALLKALNHNTFRTSISWARLIPDGVGEPNPQAVAFYNQIIDEMLAQGITPFINLFHFDMPMVMQRLGGWENRAVVVAYAGYAATCFRLFGDRVKHWFTFNEPVVPVEGGYLYDFHYPNVVDFKRAATVAYHTMLAHALAVKAYREQSQDGEIGIILNLTPSYPRSQHPADVKAANIADLMFNRSFLDPALKGEYPQELVDLLHRYGQLPSCQPDDRALLADGVVDLLGINYYQPRRIQCRDSLVNPDSPFMPEWFFSSYEMPGRKMNPYRGWEIYEPGVYDILTNLRVNYGNPRCFISENGMGVENEQRFDANGQIQDDYRIDFVREHLKYVHKGIAEGSQCLGYHMWTFIDNWSWSNAYKNRYGFVQLDLATQTRTVKKSGEWFAVVAAENGF
- a CDS encoding PTS cellobiose transporter subunit IIC yields the protein MSGLYQSMVDIIEQKITPLAGVVGQQRHIIAIRDGFIAALPFMIIGSFMLVFIFPPFSPDTTLGFARAWLDFSVAYREQLMLPYYLSMGVMTFFISVGIGASLGKHYKLDPIMTGLLALMAFLLVAAPYHDKQISTQYFSGEGIFTAILTAIYAGEVYAWLKKRNITIRLPKEVPTGVARSFEILIPVLVIVATLHPFNLFIQSATGMIIPEAIMHLLAPLISASDSLPAILISVFICQILWFAGIHGALIVTGIMNPFWMTNLALNQAALSAGAPLPHIYLQGFWDHYLLIGGVGSTLPLAFLLLRSRAVHLRTIGRMGVVPSFFNINEPILFGAPIIMNPLLFLPFIFVPMVNAVIAYTATKLGWIAQVVSLTPWTTPAPIGASWAANWAFSPVIMCLLCMVMSAAMYYPFLKVYERTLLKQEQEKQQQTAGEASA